The Endozoicomonas montiporae CL-33 genome contains a region encoding:
- the malE gene encoding maltose/maltodextrin ABC transporter substrate-binding protein MalE has translation MLKKSLAAAIALTVASGSAYAFSEDELTIWVGGDKAYNGISQVGELFEKEMGIKIRVEIPENITDRFQQAAATGQGPDILLWAHDRYGEWAQSGLLSEIKPSKSFYDGIVDLGWQATTVDGKTYGYPIAMEAIGLIYNKDIIEKAPSTYEEMFALRDDLKKKDKDMATIMWDQIQPYFSMPMLASNGGYVFKETEAGYDVESVGVNNEGARKGASMFARLIEKDVLPRGVDYGVMDSTFNNGKAAMMVSGPWAWSNLDSSGINYGVAPLPTIDGSPARAFVGVWGATINNATPNKALAQEFLENYLLSEDGLRTMNNDVPLGAVANKAFMEELKSDPRIAATYEGAMNGLLMPNVPEMGKFWSSMEAALSNIANGREEVNAALDNAANRILN, from the coding sequence ATGCTAAAAAAATCCCTCGCCGCCGCCATTGCCCTAACCGTAGCGTCAGGCAGCGCTTATGCGTTTTCCGAAGACGAACTGACCATCTGGGTCGGTGGCGACAAAGCCTACAACGGTATCAGCCAGGTGGGTGAACTGTTCGAAAAAGAAATGGGTATCAAGATTCGTGTAGAAATCCCGGAAAACATCACCGACCGTTTCCAGCAGGCTGCTGCCACCGGTCAGGGCCCTGACATTCTGCTTTGGGCTCATGACCGTTACGGTGAGTGGGCACAGTCCGGTCTGCTGTCTGAAATCAAGCCATCCAAGTCTTTCTATGACGGCATTGTTGACCTGGGCTGGCAGGCGACCACCGTTGACGGTAAAACCTACGGCTACCCGATCGCTATGGAAGCCATCGGCCTGATCTACAACAAAGACATTATTGAAAAAGCGCCGTCTACCTACGAAGAAATGTTCGCCCTGCGTGACGATCTGAAGAAGAAAGACAAGGATATGGCCACCATCATGTGGGACCAGATTCAGCCTTACTTCTCCATGCCAATGCTGGCTTCCAACGGCGGCTATGTCTTCAAGGAAACCGAAGCCGGTTACGACGTTGAGTCTGTAGGCGTAAACAACGAAGGTGCCCGTAAAGGTGCGAGCATGTTTGCCCGGCTGATTGAAAAAGACGTTCTGCCACGCGGTGTTGACTACGGCGTAATGGACTCCACCTTCAACAACGGCAAAGCCGCCATGATGGTATCCGGCCCATGGGCATGGTCCAACCTGGACAGCTCCGGCATCAACTACGGTGTTGCACCACTACCCACCATCGACGGCAGCCCGGCTCGTGCCTTTGTGGGTGTCTGGGGTGCCACCATCAACAATGCCACGCCTAATAAAGCACTGGCTCAGGAGTTCCTGGAAAACTATCTGCTGAGCGAAGACGGCCTGAGAACCATGAACAACGACGTGCCTCTGGGTGCCGTTGCCAACAAAGCCTTCATGGAAGAGCTGAAGTCTGACCCTCGCATCGCGGCCACCTATGAAGGTGCCATGAATGGTTTGCTGATGCCAAACGTACCGGAAATGGGCAAGTTCTGGAGTTCCATGGAAGCAGCCCTGAGCAATATTGCCAATGGCCGTGAAGAAGTGAATGCCGCTCTTGATAATGCCGCTAACCGTATTTTGAACTGA